One Candidatus Ornithobacterium hominis genomic region harbors:
- the rnc gene encoding ribonuclease III, translating into MLNFWKSFFSLKKNSSLKRLPEEYIKILGFAPHNEDFFLESLTPRALKKYKPNGEILNYERLEFLGDAILGSIVAEYLYTSAPKNDEGYLTKMRSKIVSRKHLNEIGGRLKLLDFIPYEHNIHLSHNILGDLFEAMIGAIYVDQNYEVTKNFVHRILIEPYINLYELEKKIISYKSLMIEWSQKKKKKLLLNTQEEENAEKKVVFVSQLWIEDRFVAKGRGYSKKNAEEIAAKRAYYKFNNKM; encoded by the coding sequence ATGCTAAATTTCTGGAAATCCTTTTTTAGTTTAAAAAAAAATTCCAGCTTAAAACGATTACCTGAAGAGTATATTAAAATTTTAGGCTTTGCGCCCCATAATGAGGATTTTTTTTTAGAATCTTTGACGCCAAGGGCTTTAAAAAAATATAAACCTAACGGAGAAATCTTAAATTATGAAAGACTTGAATTTTTGGGCGATGCCATATTGGGAAGTATCGTAGCTGAATATCTCTATACTTCTGCTCCCAAAAATGATGAAGGGTATTTGACTAAAATGCGTTCTAAAATTGTAAGCCGAAAACATTTAAATGAGATTGGGGGAAGATTGAAGCTTTTAGACTTTATTCCTTATGAGCATAATATTCATCTTAGTCATAATATTTTGGGAGATTTATTTGAAGCTATGATTGGCGCTATCTATGTTGACCAAAATTATGAGGTTACCAAAAATTTTGTTCATCGAATTTTAATTGAGCCTTACATTAATCTCTATGAACTTGAGAAAAAAATTATAAGCTATAAAAGCTTGATGATTGAATGGTCTCAAAAAAAGAAGAAAAAACTTCTACTAAATACTCAAGAAGAAGAAAATGCTGAGAAAAAAGTTGTTTTTGTTTCTCAGCTGTGGATAGAAGATCGATTTGTAGCTAAAGGACGTGGCTATAGTAAGAAAAATGCTGAAGAAATTGCTGCGAAAAGAGCTTATTATAAATTTAATAATAAAATGTAG